The Rhodocytophaga rosea genome has a segment encoding these proteins:
- a CDS encoding RDD family protein, whose protein sequence is MNNKIKRLIAATIDLAFISILTIPLILYFDNSNYRLWRDMTQLLFFGLFLNKDCTKGISIGKRLFNFVTIYKGRPASSLKCLIRNVTLLIYPIEALILLINPQAKRIGDYFAGTTVIKQDHSLKAIKQNSNLLLRDVLFTLLLTGLILVFVNYFYGIL, encoded by the coding sequence ATGAATAATAAAATCAAAAGGCTAATAGCGGCTACAATTGACTTAGCTTTTATAAGTATATTGACAATACCATTAATCTTGTATTTTGATAACTCGAATTATAGATTATGGAGAGATATGACTCAATTACTTTTCTTCGGCCTATTTCTAAATAAGGATTGTACCAAAGGAATTAGTATAGGAAAAAGGCTATTTAATTTTGTAACTATCTATAAAGGACGACCAGCTTCATCGTTAAAATGCTTAATTCGAAATGTAACTTTACTAATTTACCCTATTGAAGCTTTAATTCTATTAATCAACCCTCAAGCGAAAAGAATAGGAGATTATTTTGCAGGCACTACAGTAATAAAACAAGATCATAGCTTAAAAGCAATTAAACAAAATAGCAATCTATTGTTAAGAGATGTTTTATTTACTTTACTTCTTACTGGTTTA
- a CDS encoding RCC1 domain-containing protein, producing MDYSLSKQARGKLKQWQKNTIVAGPRHSVGIKSDGTALAVGDNKYGQCTLRGWHDMVAVAAGNVHMATNTGNAHSVGLKSDGTVVAVGWNKDDQCNVGEWQDIVSVAAGWRRSIGLKRDGSVVAVGRNKEGACNVSGWHDMVAVMAGDWHTVGLKSDGTVRAVGNNRYHQCKVEQWQGIIAVAAGYLHTVGLKWDGIVVAVGQNKYGQCHVSNWHDIVAIAVGSTHSLGLKADGTVVAVGWNEYGQCKVSEWQDIVALTAGCTHSLGLRADGTVIGLGNNQYGQCDISGWHDIKLPGH from the coding sequence ATGGATTACAGTTTATCAAAACAAGCACGTGGGAAACTGAAACAGTGGCAAAAAAATACTATCGTGGCGGGGCCTCGTCATAGTGTTGGTATTAAATCCGACGGAACGGCTTTGGCGGTGGGTGATAATAAATATGGTCAATGTACGCTAAGGGGTTGGCATGATATGGTGGCAGTCGCTGCCGGTAATGTTCATATGGCCACCAACACGGGTAATGCTCATAGTGTCGGCCTTAAGTCTGACGGCACAGTAGTAGCTGTAGGCTGGAATAAAGATGATCAATGTAATGTAGGTGAGTGGCAAGATATTGTATCTGTTGCTGCCGGATGGCGTCGTAGCATTGGCCTCAAGAGAGATGGGTCAGTAGTAGCTGTAGGCCGAAATAAGGAAGGAGCCTGTAATGTATCAGGCTGGCATGATATGGTAGCAGTCATGGCTGGTGACTGGCATACAGTTGGACTGAAATCGGACGGCACGGTGAGGGCAGTAGGGAATAATAGGTATCACCAATGCAAGGTAGAGCAATGGCAGGGCATAATAGCAGTGGCAGCGGGTTATCTGCATACGGTCGGGCTGAAATGGGATGGCATAGTGGTAGCGGTGGGTCAAAATAAATATGGTCAGTGCCATGTGAGCAACTGGCACGATATTGTAGCCATAGCAGTGGGAAGTACTCATAGTCTCGGTCTTAAAGCGGATGGTACTGTAGTAGCTGTAGGCTGGAATGAGTATGGGCAATGCAAAGTAAGTGAGTGGCAAGATATTGTAGCCCTTACAGCCGGGTGCACTCATAGCCTTGGCCTTAGAGCGGATGGCACCGTGATAGGATTAGGTAATAATCAATATGGCCAGTGCGATATAAGTGGCTGGCACGACATTAAACTGCCTGGCCATTAG
- a CDS encoding DUF6807 family protein produces MKLSMLFIQFVILLYGGTPFTTLKSTQHIGLTQNKLTINYDPNIGQISVIRENDKRTLLTQIAQQNIRPYIHPITAPDGKGVLTQFSPGHHKHQTGLYWGLKQVNGRDYFMNWKEDYWQKVSATVVQEKGTQVKWQTVYHLLDENKQPILSETQTWSMQEQNRQYVLDMEWKGEAKKDIMIGKFYVGGLFLRMPWHEGMNGEVITAAGQRNQQAEGQRAIWADIGIQVEGRSDLAHIAIFDHPDNAVFPTPWRVDNELGIGPSRQILGDWKIDKDQMATFRYRLIVYTGELNGEALTHQWKAYICEEG; encoded by the coding sequence ATGAAACTATCCATGCTATTTATACAGTTTGTCATTTTACTCTATGGAGGTACTCCTTTTACAACACTAAAGTCTACACAACATATCGGGCTTACACAGAACAAGCTTACAATCAACTATGACCCCAATATAGGTCAGATTAGCGTTATCAGGGAAAATGATAAGCGGACACTTTTGACCCAGATTGCTCAGCAAAATATCCGTCCCTATATTCACCCCATTACAGCTCCTGACGGCAAAGGTGTTCTGACCCAATTCAGCCCAGGGCACCATAAACACCAGACAGGCTTATACTGGGGACTAAAACAAGTAAATGGCCGGGATTATTTTATGAACTGGAAAGAGGATTACTGGCAAAAGGTTTCTGCTACTGTAGTTCAGGAAAAAGGTACTCAGGTCAAATGGCAAACTGTATATCACCTGCTTGATGAAAACAAACAACCTATTCTTAGCGAAACACAAACCTGGTCCATGCAGGAACAAAATAGACAATATGTATTGGATATGGAATGGAAAGGAGAAGCTAAAAAAGATATCATGATTGGTAAATTCTATGTAGGTGGCTTGTTTCTGCGAATGCCCTGGCATGAAGGAATGAATGGGGAGGTTATCACCGCAGCCGGGCAGCGCAACCAGCAGGCAGAGGGTCAACGTGCCATATGGGCAGATATTGGCATACAAGTAGAAGGTCGTAGCGATCTGGCTCATATAGCTATTTTCGATCATCCGGATAATGCAGTATTTCCTACTCCATGGCGGGTAGATAATGAATTAGGAATAGGTCCTTCCAGACAGATTTTGGGCGACTGGAAAATTGATAAAGATCAGATGGCTACTTTCCGATACCGCCTTATTGTTTATACCGGTGAACTAAACGGGGAAGCATTAACCCATCAGTGGAAAGCTTATATCTGTGAAGAAGGGTAA
- a CDS encoding family 16 glycoside hydrolase, with amino-acid sequence MNLSSFFSSILCILLLLSCTAPTTKTTSQQASSTPVSIEKKIVVNKPTYRDRLDNYRDWSIYRGDKKANQYAELAQIHAANVHKLEKVWEYHTGDFKGPSMYSNSIIVDGLLYFTTAKLDAVALDAATGKPIWVFESAIHNENKQMFRGRSRGVTYWEGKEGKRIFHYVNNRVYALDANTGQLITSFGKGGFIDLRQDIDVEASTASIEVTTPGIVYKNLLIVTSRVPEEYNSTPGHVRAYDAVTGVFKWIFHTIPQKGEMGYDTWEWVEGEVYGGANPWGGFSLDEERGWVFFATGSPANDFYGGFRKGMNLFGNCVIALDAETGERKWHYQTVHHDIWDFDNPPAPILVTLKSGKTTRDAVVQLTKMGLTFILDRDTGEPLFPVVEMPVPASKIPGEQAWPTQPFPLKPPPLVRLSLHEADLTKVTPESHASALKQFKKYETGFIYTPPSMQGTITTPSHQGGVEWGGASFDPSLNVMYVNANEAPSINKLSVFYDSKGPAKADPVSRGLVIYNKNCTSCHGTNRQGNPPLFPSLVNLQKNEEEIRTILEQGKGIMPSFPQLSKEEINALIRFLKSNKIESEEIKTEGSQVRYAVQIPFFTDPYGAPAIAPPWGTLNAVDLIKGDILWKIPLGEYPQLAAKGIRNTGAKNFGGPVATAGGLVFIAATPDEKIRAFSCHSGKLLWEHQLPAAGYATPSIYMLNGRQYVVIMAGGGGKNGTKIGDSVIAFALPSPEGEAKLTTDKEKQEWISLFDGATLDGWVHLNGSHTYTVEDGVIVGRTAIGSQNSFLCTTREFSDFELELEVMVDSVTNSGIQIRSGVKPVTVGEGHDGRAGRVHGPQVEMQRNHRPGTPTTGLIYGEALGTGWLSSKDKIQNGHHFLHNDGWNKMRIVAKGPRIQTWVNGQAVEDLVNEDLYRTHPKGFVGLQMHGIENNGPFLMKWRNIRIRHLP; translated from the coding sequence ATGAATCTATCTTCTTTTTTCTCATCCATACTTTGTATCCTTCTGCTTCTGTCATGTACGGCTCCTACGACTAAAACTACTTCGCAGCAGGCTTCCTCAACACCTGTAAGCATAGAAAAAAAGATTGTAGTAAATAAGCCTACCTATAGAGATAGGTTAGACAATTACAGGGATTGGTCCATCTATCGGGGAGATAAAAAAGCAAATCAATATGCTGAACTGGCACAGATACATGCAGCCAATGTACATAAGCTCGAGAAAGTCTGGGAATACCATACCGGCGATTTCAAGGGACCTTCTATGTACAGCAATTCCATTATTGTAGATGGCTTGCTGTATTTTACGACTGCCAAACTAGATGCCGTGGCACTGGACGCAGCTACCGGTAAGCCAATTTGGGTGTTTGAATCAGCCATACACAATGAGAATAAACAAATGTTCAGAGGGCGCAGCCGGGGTGTTACCTATTGGGAAGGCAAAGAAGGCAAGCGTATCTTCCATTATGTAAACAACCGGGTATATGCCCTGGATGCCAACACTGGCCAACTGATTACTAGCTTCGGAAAAGGTGGGTTTATTGACCTGCGGCAGGATATTGATGTCGAAGCTTCTACAGCCTCTATCGAAGTAACTACACCAGGGATTGTTTATAAAAACCTTCTGATTGTAACTTCCCGGGTACCGGAAGAATATAATTCCACTCCCGGACATGTACGGGCATACGATGCCGTAACTGGAGTTTTTAAATGGATTTTTCATACTATTCCACAAAAAGGTGAAATGGGCTATGATACCTGGGAATGGGTAGAAGGTGAAGTATATGGAGGGGCGAATCCCTGGGGTGGTTTCTCCTTAGATGAGGAAAGAGGCTGGGTATTCTTTGCCACTGGCTCTCCGGCCAATGATTTTTATGGAGGTTTCCGCAAAGGAATGAATCTGTTTGGTAATTGTGTAATTGCCTTAGATGCAGAAACCGGTGAACGAAAATGGCATTATCAAACTGTACATCACGATATATGGGACTTCGATAATCCGCCGGCACCCATTCTGGTCACCTTAAAATCTGGCAAAACAACCAGGGATGCGGTTGTTCAGCTAACAAAAATGGGATTGACATTTATACTGGACCGTGATACAGGAGAACCCTTATTTCCGGTTGTAGAAATGCCTGTCCCAGCTTCTAAAATACCTGGCGAACAAGCCTGGCCAACTCAGCCTTTTCCCTTAAAGCCACCTCCCCTTGTCCGCTTGTCCCTGCATGAGGCTGATTTAACCAAAGTTACCCCTGAATCCCATGCATCTGCATTAAAGCAATTTAAAAAGTATGAGACCGGATTTATCTATACACCTCCTTCCATGCAAGGCACCATTACTACGCCTAGCCACCAGGGAGGGGTAGAATGGGGCGGTGCTTCTTTTGATCCATCCCTGAATGTGATGTATGTGAATGCCAATGAAGCACCTTCCATTAATAAACTCAGTGTGTTTTATGATAGTAAAGGGCCAGCAAAAGCAGATCCGGTAAGCCGTGGCTTAGTTATCTATAACAAAAACTGCACTTCCTGTCATGGAACCAATAGGCAAGGAAATCCACCCCTTTTTCCTTCACTTGTCAACCTGCAGAAGAATGAGGAAGAAATCCGTACTATTCTCGAGCAGGGAAAAGGGATTATGCCTTCCTTCCCCCAGCTTTCCAAAGAGGAAATAAATGCCTTGATCCGTTTTCTGAAAAGCAATAAAATTGAGAGCGAAGAAATAAAGACGGAAGGTTCCCAGGTACGTTACGCTGTGCAAATACCATTTTTTACCGATCCCTATGGTGCTCCTGCTATTGCTCCTCCCTGGGGTACACTCAACGCGGTGGATCTGATTAAAGGTGATATCTTATGGAAAATTCCATTAGGTGAGTATCCGCAGCTGGCAGCCAAAGGCATCCGTAATACTGGGGCGAAAAACTTTGGAGGACCAGTAGCTACAGCTGGAGGCCTGGTATTTATTGCCGCAACTCCAGACGAAAAAATCAGGGCATTTAGCTGCCACTCTGGTAAACTCCTGTGGGAGCATCAACTGCCTGCCGCTGGCTATGCCACCCCAAGTATTTATATGCTCAATGGCAGACAATATGTAGTGATTATGGCCGGAGGAGGAGGAAAAAATGGCACTAAAATAGGAGATTCGGTTATTGCCTTTGCCCTACCTTCACCGGAAGGAGAGGCCAAATTAACAACTGACAAAGAGAAACAAGAATGGATCAGTCTATTTGATGGGGCTACGCTGGATGGCTGGGTGCATCTCAATGGGTCTCATACCTATACAGTGGAAGATGGAGTAATTGTAGGAAGAACAGCCATAGGCAGCCAAAACTCTTTTCTGTGCACGACCAGAGAATTTTCCGATTTTGAACTCGAACTGGAAGTAATGGTAGATAGTGTAACGAATTCAGGTATCCAGATAAGGTCCGGGGTAAAACCGGTAACAGTAGGCGAAGGGCATGATGGAAGAGCCGGAAGGGTGCATGGTCCACAGGTGGAGATGCAACGAAACCACCGGCCAGGTACGCCCACCACAGGGCTTATTTATGGGGAAGCCTTAGGCACAGGATGGCTTTCTTCAAAAGACAAAATACAAAATGGCCACCATTTTCTGCACAATGATGGCTGGAATAAAATGCGTATTGTGGCCAAAGGCCCACGTATTCAAACCTGGGTGAATGGACAAGCAGTGGAGGATTTAGTGAATGAAGACTTGTACAGAACACATCCTAAGGGATTTGTCGGTTTACAAATGCATGGGATAGAAAATAATGGCCCCTTTTTAATGAAATGGCGCAACATTCGCATAAGGCATCTACCTTAA
- a CDS encoding GNAT family N-acetyltransferase, whose translation MSIITVCQPFARLTPDQLYDALRLRSEVFVVEQNCVFLDMDNKDRQSYHLLLYQEDLLVACARLLPPGLSYEEISIGRIVTSPQVRGKGLGKVISCSGH comes from the coding sequence ATGTCTATAATTACCGTTTGCCAACCTTTTGCCCGGCTAACTCCTGATCAATTGTATGATGCCTTACGCTTGCGAAGTGAGGTATTTGTCGTGGAGCAAAACTGTGTTTTTCTCGATATGGACAATAAGGATAGGCAGTCTTACCACTTGCTGCTCTATCAAGAAGATCTGCTTGTGGCCTGCGCCCGTCTGCTGCCACCTGGACTTTCTTATGAAGAAATATCTATTGGCCGGATTGTAACAAGCCCACAAGTGAGAGGTAAAGGATTGGGCAAAGTTATTAGTTGCTCAGGCCATTGA
- a CDS encoding GNAT family N-acetyltransferase, with amino-acid sequence METCYELFGAGPIKIGAQLYAKAFYEQFGFVQAGKVYDEDGIDHIPMIRT; translated from the coding sequence ATTGAAACTTGCTATGAATTATTTGGAGCAGGCCCAATTAAAATTGGAGCACAACTATATGCAAAAGCATTTTATGAGCAATTTGGTTTTGTACAGGCAGGGAAGGTCTATGATGAGGATGGTATTGATCACATCCCCATGATCAGAACTTGA
- a CDS encoding IS5 family transposase, with translation MQEKFSALTDPEWEVIKEIIDNQRKIKHEKRVIINALLWLLTTGSQWRNMESKYPPWQTIYYHFRQWKKRGIIEELLAFLAGRERKKAGRQALPSVLAIDSQSVKIIQFTSQDKGIDGNKKVNGRKRHLAVDCLGIPWAVHITAANISDTTAGYELAAKLKGKSARLHTLKADNGYTETFVEEVKKQYGWSVEIVQKPESVKGFVPAGGRWVVERSYGWLNFKRRLSRDFEKSTESSEAMLQLAFIDTLLKRKTE, from the coding sequence ATGCAAGAAAAATTCTCTGCGCTCACTGACCCTGAATGGGAAGTTATCAAGGAAATAATTGATAACCAAAGAAAGATTAAACATGAAAAACGGGTGATAATCAATGCACTGCTTTGGCTGCTAACTACGGGCAGCCAATGGCGCAATATGGAAAGTAAGTACCCACCCTGGCAAACCATTTACTATCATTTCAGGCAGTGGAAAAAGCGGGGCATTATTGAAGAGTTGTTAGCTTTTTTAGCAGGCAGAGAAAGAAAAAAAGCAGGCAGACAAGCCCTGCCAAGCGTGTTGGCCATTGATAGCCAAAGTGTTAAGATTATACAATTTACCAGTCAGGATAAAGGCATAGATGGCAATAAAAAAGTGAATGGCAGAAAAAGACATCTGGCTGTGGACTGTTTAGGTATCCCCTGGGCGGTGCATATTACAGCTGCTAATATATCAGACACCACAGCAGGATATGAGTTAGCAGCTAAGTTGAAGGGCAAGTCCGCCCGCCTGCATACCCTGAAAGCAGATAATGGCTACACAGAGACTTTTGTGGAAGAAGTGAAAAAACAATATGGATGGAGTGTAGAAATTGTACAAAAGCCTGAAAGCGTGAAAGGCTTTGTCCCGGCAGGGGGCCGTTGGGTAGTGGAACGTAGCTACGGATGGCTCAATTTTAAGCGTAGGTTGAGCCGTGATTTTGAAAAAAGCACAGAAAGTTCGGAAGCCATGCTACAATTAGCCTTTATTGATACTCTGCTCAAAAGAAAAACCGAATAA